From the genome of Reinekea thalattae:
GCTGCGTTTCGACAAGACCTTTCTAACATTACCTTCTTTATGGAACTGTTACGCAGTCGCGAAGGCGTTTATCACAGCTTACGCTACATGAATCAGCTAGGTGTATTAGGACTCTACTTGCCTGAGTTTGGTCGCATTATTGGGCAAATGCAGTTTGACCTGTTTCATGTTTACACCGTCGATGCTCATACGCTACTCACTATTCGAACCTTGCGCAGTTTTCGGCACGAAAACAACACCGCGCGTTTTCCTATTGCGACCGCAGCCATTGACCAGCTTTCTAAACCAGAGCTTATCTACATTGCTGCGCTGTACCACGATATTGGCAAAGGCCGTCAGGGCGATCACGCTATTGAAGGCGCAATCGACGTTCGACGCTTTGCACAGCGCCATCGATTATCGCCATGGGAAACGCAACTGGTCACCTGGTTAGTCGAAAACCATCTATTGATGTCTCGTGTGGCTCAACGCGAGGACATATCTGACCCTGATATTATTAACTGGTTTGCACAAGAGGTCGGCGATTTACAAACGCTTAACTACCTTTATGCTCACACCGTTGCTGACATTTACGCCACCAACCCAAACCTTTGGAACAGCTGGCGCGCATCGCTTATTGAGCGACTTTATAAAGAAACCAAACGAGCATTACGGCGCGGCCTTGCTAACCCAATGCAAAAAGAAGAATTGGTGTTAGAAACGCAACTCGAAGCGATTAAAATTTTAGAACAGCAAGGCATGAGTAAAGAGCTTGCGCTTGAACTTTGGGACAACCCAAAAGACGATTATTTTTTACGAGAAACTCCTGAAAACATCGCTTGGCATACTAAATCGATCTACGATCACGGCAGTAAAAAACCCTTGGTTTTATTGCGTGAAACCGATCAGAAACGCTTTGCAGGTGGCACTCAAGTCTTTATTTACGCACCCGACAGACCGCACCTGTTTGGCGATATTGCAGCAACGCTCGATACCTTAAACCTAGACATTCAAGATGCGCGCATCATGACCTCGTCTACGTCCGACTTCAGTCTCGATACTTTTATTGTGCTCGAACATGACGGACAAAGTATTGGCAACAACCAAGAGCGTCTAGATGAGATCCAACAGCGCTTGTTGTTTGAGATTGAAAATCCGAACGACTCGCCGATCCCAACCCGTCGCGTGCCTCGGCAGTTAAAGCATTTCCAAGTGCCTGCCGAAGTAACCGTCAGTAACGACACCGAGTACCAAAAAACCGTGGTTGAAATCATGGCGGCAGACCGGCCTGGCTTGCTCGCAGATATTGGCCGTTGTTTTAGACGCTTGGATTTGACACTCTACAGTGCTCGAATCTCAACGATGGGCGAGCATGTCGAAGACGTGTTCTTTATCCTTAATAAAGATGGCGAACAACTCAGCGATCTCGACATTGTACAGCAGCTGAAAGATGAGCTACTAGAAACTATTTCTGAAGTGATGGAACGATGAATCCAAATCTAGACAAACTGCACCCCTACCCGTTTGAAAAACTGCACCAACTAACGGCCAATATTACACCCGCAGATTTACCACCGGTTTTTTGGGGTGTTGGCGAACCCAAACACCAGCCACCTGCATTTTTCAAAGAAAGCATGATCAATGCTTTACCCGGCTATTCAAACTACCCAGCGACAAAAGGTATTACTGAGCTTCGCGAAGCCATTGTCGATTGGGCGAAGCGTCGGTTTCAGTTAAGTGAAGACACTCAGTTTGATGCCGATAATAACGTGCTGCCAGTAAACGGTACACGCGAAGCCTTATTTGCCATTGTACAAGCCTTGTTTGATTCCAGCTCAGCTGCGAATGAAATTTGGTCGCCCAACCCGTTTTATCAAATTTATGAAGGCGCTACTTTATTAGCTGGCGGCAAGGTGCGTTATTTTTCTTGCACTGCGGCAAGCAATTATCAGCCAGATTTTGACAGCCTAAGCGAGGCCGATTGGCAGCAATGCCAGATGCTATTTATTTGCACGCCCGGTAACCCAAGCGGTGCCGTGATGCCAATCGAGCAATTGCAGTTTTTAATTAAAAAAGCGATCCAGTACAACATCGTATTAATCAGCGACGAATGCTACAGCGAGCTGTACCGTGATGAACAAAAGCCACCTGTCGGCTTACTCGAAGCAGCATCAAAAATGGGCCACCACAGCTTAAAAAACTGTTTGGTCTTTCATAGCTTAAGTAAGCGTTCTAATCTGCCGGGGCTACGCAGTGGCTTTGTTGCCGGTGACAGCGAATTAATTAGTGCCTTTTTAAAATACCGAACCTATCACGGCTGCGCCATGCCTTTGCCTGTACAGCAAGTTTCTGTCGCGGCTTGGCAAGACGAAACGCACGTTATCGAAAATCGCAAACTCTACAATGAAAAATATCAGGCTGTGGTCAGCGAACTTAGCTCGGTATTGCCGTTATCGATTCCTGAAGCCAGCTTTTATTTATGGCCAAATCTTGAGCAGGATGATGAAAAGGTTGCCCAACGCTGGTTAGAAAAAGCCAACATTCGGGTATTACCTGGACAGTATTTATCACGTTCGGTCGACGGCTTTAACCCAGGTTATGGCCATGTCCGCATCGCGCTCGTTGCAACACTCGATGAATGTGTTGCAGCCGCAAAACGACTAAAACAGATTCTTTAATCGCTAAGATCCAACAGGCAACTCATGATTAAAATTTACGGAATTAAAAATTGCGACACCATCAAAAAAACATTGAAATGGTTTGACGCTCACAATTTAGACTACCAATTCATTGACTACAAAAAACAGCCACCAGACGCAGACTTAGCTCGCCAATTCGTTGATGAATTTGGCTGGGAAACTGTGATCAATAAACGTGGCACGACATGGCGCAAGCTAGACCAGGACACAAAAGATTCAATCACCGATGACAGCGCAGTCGCCTTGATGATAGAACAGCCCTCAATTATAAAGCGGCCAATCATCGAGCAATCTGGCAAACGCTGGCTCGGCTACGACGAAACGCAACTTGAACAGCTTATTTAAATGGAGAACCTAATGACTTATTTCGCTATTGCGCTGGGCACCAGCACACTGAACAAAGACAATAAAATTATTGAAGCTTGGTACCCGCAGCCAATTCTGAAACCAGATGCTGCACTCACCAGCGCATTAACTAGCCTAGTGAAACACGATTCTGGCAATGCGGTTTACGTTATAGAAAAAAGCCAATACCAGGCACTGGCCGAACTGTTTGCGGCACAATCGTTAAACCTTAACGTCAGCCTGTTAGAAGCTGCTAAAAACAGTGAACAAAATATTGTTCTGACAATTTTGGAAAACGATGCGGCACCAACATCTGTTGCTGAAGGCTACTTAAAACTGCACCTTCTTTCACACCGTTTAGTGAAACCGCAGCAAGTCAATCTAGATGGTTTATTTGGCGTGCTACACAACATTGCTTGGACCAGCGAAGGTCCAATCGACATGCCTGAATTACCAGAGCGCCAAATTGCAGCGCGTATGGCTGGCCGCCCATTAGAAGTTAACTGCATCGATAAATTCCCTAAAATGGCCGACTACGTAGTACCTTCTGGTATTCGTATCGGCGATACCTCACGTGTCCGTCTGGGCGCACACTTAGGTGAAGGTACAACTGTTATGCACGCTGGCTTTGTTAACTTTAACGCCGGTACCGAAGCGGTTTCTATGGTTGAAGGCCGTGTTTCTGCGGGCGTCTTGGTCGGCAACGGTTCTGACGTTGGTGGCGGCGCTTCTATTATGGGTACGCTTTCTGGTGGCGGTAAAGAAGTTGTCTCTCTGGGTGAGAATTGCCTATTAGGTGCAAACGCTGGTACAGGTATCGCGTTAGGCGATCGCTGCACCATTGAAGCCGGTCTTTACATCACTGCGGGCACTAAAGTGACGATGTTGGATAGCGACAAGCAACCAACAACCACCGTTAAAGCTCGTGAGTTGTCTGGCAAATCTGACCTACTGTTTTGGCGCAATGCACAAACTGGTCGTGTTGAGTGCCTAACCAATAAATCAGCGATTGAATTAAACGCTGACTTACACTCACACAACTAAGCAACCTATGCAGCTGAGACGAAATGGCTAGTCCACTAGGGCTAGCTATTTCATTAGCTGCCGGTGTTTTGCATAAATTAAACTAGCATTGGTATCCTGAACCAATCAGAGGCCATCGCGATTGAATGACTCGACTGACTTAAAGCTGTGCAATATTGATCCCTGCTATGCAGAAGATGTCTACCACGCCATCGTTGAGAATCGCAGTTATTTAGCGCAGTGGCTACCTTGGGTCGAGCGTACTCATAGCATCGAAGACACGCGTTTATTTTTGGCTCACAGCAAGCATAAGCACAGCCAAAAAAAACAATTCATAACGCTTATTTATCTGGCGCAACGCTTTATCGGCATCACTGGATTTACCCATTTAGACTCGAACAAACAACATGGCGAACTGGGCTACTGGCTGATTGAATCAGCACAGCACCAAGGTCATATGACTCATGCGACGCAGCAATTAGTCCGCATCGGTTTTGAACATTTAAATCTTGAAAAACAAATCATCAGAGTCGCGACTAAAAACTTAGCCAGCACCTCACTTGCCCAACACTTAGGATTTGAATACCAAGGTTTAGAGCCGCTACCGATTTACATAAACCAGAAGCCTTTTGAACTGGCCGTGTACAGCCTTAATAAAACTCAGTGGCAACACGCCGAAAAATAAAACGCACCATGTGAAGGGTTTATAGCAAGAAGATTTATCGCTAGATAACCTCGACCACCAACTCTAAATAAATAGTGTATTCGCTATCCGACGCGGCAATGGTGAGATAATAGGTTTCACCTGCGACTGTTGCACCACCAAGTAAAAACGACAGCTCGGCCGTTGTTTCATCGATTTCAAAATCGGCCGCATTTGCACCACCTGCAATTGTGTAGCTGAGCGTATCGACATCGGCGTCGTCAGCCGCAAAGGTGCCGACTATCGTCTCGCCTGCATTAACTTCAACCGAGTAAACACTGCGATTCTCATACCAAGCAATAGTGTTATCCGAATAAGAAGCCGACATTAAATCGGCATCACCGTCACCATCGATATCGGCAACGCCAACCATCAATACAAATTCAGCTTCGTTATAGATATCAATTTTTGTGAAATAATTTGCGCCGTTATTGCTGTACCAAGCGATAGTGTTATCGCGTGACGATGCAGAAATCAGATCGACGTCTCCGTCTCGATCAAAGTCAGTCGCACTAACCGATGCTGGACGATCGACATCGGTCGTCACTGTGCGCTTTAAGAAGAAATCGTCACTGCCTTCAACATCGCTCATATTGCGATACCAAACCACGGTATCGTCATCATCTAACGCCGCAACGATATCGGTATCGCCATCACTGTCGATGTCTTGCGCATAAACCGATAACACACTGCTACCTTGCTCAATAATGTGTTTGGTGAAATTCTCATCACCATCATTTTCATACCAAGCAACGATGTCATCGTTTTGCGACGCCGACATTAAATCTATATCGCCATCGCCATCTATATCCGCAGCATGCACTGCATAAGCGCCATCGGCAGCACTGCTGCCAGAACTATCAGTGTCATCAGTTGAATCTTGCTGTAATTCAACAACAGTTTGGGTGGTGAAAGATGCTTGGCCATTATTTTCATACCAACGAATGGAATCATCCTGAAACGACGCTGACAGTAAATCCTTATCCTGATCGCCATCGACATCGGCAACAAAAACAGAACGCACACTGTCAGCATTGGAAACAACAATGCGGCGGGTAAAGTCAGGCTCCTCAGCACCGTCGTTTTCGAACCAAGCAACGGTGTCGTCGACATAAGAGGCCGTAACCAAATCATAATCACCATCCTGGTCGACATCACTAACATGAATAGAAATCGCACCGTCTGCTCGAGCTAAGCGGATAGCGGTAAAATTCTGCTGGCCGTCGTTCTCATACCATTTAACAAGGTCTTCATCTCTTGAGACAGACGCCAAGTCGATATCGCCGTCACCGTCCAGATCAGCTGCGGCAACAGCATAAGCACCAACCGCCGTTGTGCTAACTGCATTGTAGGAAAAGGCAATGTCGTATTCCGCCTGCCAACGAGGATAACTGTTAACAGCCACGCCTGAACCTTCGCCACCGGAAGAATCCGGCTGGCTACAGGCCGATAACAGAATGACAACGATAAGCGCTACTGCAAGCCGCAACTTATCTCCCTCAACAATAGTGTTCACAACAACCCCGTACAAATGAACAGGCACCCATCGGCCTATGTCTTGGTATCGGCCTGCTCTAGACAAAATGAACCCGTTCATCACAGAAATCATCAAAAGCGCTAAAGCAAGGCCAAAAACATAATAGAACTTTTTAAGTTGCATGTATTGACTAAAGCAACAGGGAGAGCCTAATATCACCATCAAATAGAACTTTAATAGTTACTTAAAATGAAAATCCAAAATAGTGACTCAAATATACCGCCATTCAGCTTTAGCTAACCGAGGAAACAAGCACATGAAACAGGATGTCATCATTATTGGAGGAAGCTTTGCTGGAGCCTCTGCAGCCATGCAATTGGTGCGAGCCCAACGCAAAGTGACTTTGGTCGACGCAGGCCAACCACGAAACCGATTCGCCAAGCACTCTCATGGTTTTTTCGGCCTCGATGGCTACAGCCCTGAGGCGATAAAACTCAAAAGCTGGCAGCAATTACTCAGCTACCCAACGATGACGCTACTTGAAGACAGCGTTACTGAAGCGATTCCACAGGCGGATTGCTTCAAGCTAACGCTCAGCAGCGGAAAAGTACTGATCGGGAAAAAGCTGATTATTGCCACAGGGCTGACCGATATATTGCCAGACATCGAAGGCATTCAAGCACGCTGGGGTAAAACGGTGGCTCACTGCCCCTACTGCCATGGCTATGAATTACGTAATCGCTCATTAGGTGTTATCGCCACCAGTGAAATGTCGTTACATCAGGCCAGCATGATTCCAGATTGGGGCGTGACGACTTATTTTTCACAGGGCGAATTCTATGCTGATGCGGAACAAAAAAGCTTTTTACAACAGCGCGGCGTTCAGTTTGAAGACTCGCCCATCATAAAAATACTCGGCGAAGGCGTAGATATTTCTGCTGTTCAACTTGCAGACGGACGAACCGTTGATATTCAGGGTCTATACGTCGGGCCAAAAACGCAAATGAGCAGCGATATTGCCAGCCGCCTGGGTTGTAAATTCATCGAAGCTCCAATGGGCGCTATTTTGCAAACAGACGAGTTTAAACAAACTAGCGTAGCAGGTGTATTTGCCGCCGGAGACATCGCAAACCCAATGCAGAACGCCACCTTTGCTTCGGCATCCGGTGTTATGGCTGGCGTTGGCGCGCATCATCAATTAATTCAAGAACTGCGCTAAAGCACAGCACTATGTTTATTCATTTGAGAGGTTCGAGATGAAAGATACACCCAGTCAGCAAGAATTTTGGGAGCAGCATTTTCAAGAAAAACAAATGATGTGGGGGTCTGAGGCTTCGCAGTCGGTCAAGCCTGCTTTACGTTTATTCCAAGAGCGGCAGCTTCAGACACTTCTGATTCCCGGCTTTGGTTACGGTCGAAATGCTAAGGCATTTGCCGACCATGGTTTTGATATTACTGGAATTGAAATATCCCGCACCGCAATTGATATTGCAAAAAAACAGTGGGCCAATGCCATCACCGTACACCAAGGAGATGTCAGCGACATGCCGTTTGATGCTAACCAATACGACGGCATCTTTTGCTATGCCCTGCTGCATCTTTTAACCAAGGCAGCACGCAAAAAGTTTATCGACGACTGTTACCAACAACTAAACAATAACGGCTATATGGTTTTCGTTACACTGGCCACTCATACCCCGACTTTTGCTCAAGGTGCAAAGATGGATCACAACACCTATCTATCTCGTCATGGCGTAGACCTGTTTTATCACGACCTAGAAACTATCGAGCAAGAGTTCTCAGCTTACGGACTTATTGAGCAAACACTCAGCCATGAGGACTCACAAGATTTTTGGATTATTGTTTGTCAGAAGACTTAAACCTCCAGCCACAAAAAAGCCCTTAAAATAAGGGCTTAATTAGTATTTTTGACCGATGTGATCTGAGGTAAATCCTAGAACGGTATATCGTCGTCAAAATCGTCAAAGCCACCCGGTGCTGGTTGCGCAGGTGCCGACTGAGGTTGTTGCTGTTGTGGAGATTGCTGTGGCGCGACCTGTTGCGGCGCACCAAAACCACCACCTTGAGGTTGCTGAGGCGGTGCTTGATTGTAATTAGGCTGTGCTGCTGGCTGCTGATTAAAGCCGCCGCCTTGTGGTTGTTGACCAAAACCACCGCCTTGCTGAGGTGCTCCGCCTTCTTGGCGACCACCAATAAATTGCATTTCATTACCGACAATTTCGGTTGAATAACGGTCTTGGCCGTTTTGGTCTTGCCATTTACGAGTCTGCAAACGTCCTTCGATATAAACCTGTGAACCTTTGCGTAAATATTGCGAGGCAACCTCTGCGGTTCGGCCAAAGAGCACGATACGGTGCCATTCGGTAAGATCCTGACGGTTTCCTTGCTCGTCTGCTCGGCCAAGTTCATTGGTCGCTACATTCAGGTTCACTACCTGAGTGCCCGATGCGGTTGTACGCACCTCGGGATCCTGCCCTAATCGACCTAAAATAATGACCTTGTTTACGGTACCCTTTGCCATATGCCTTCCTATATATTTCGTTTTTGCTAGCCGCGAACTATCCATCAGTTGAAGGCTAACTTCAAGGTTGATTTGATGATTCCGCTGGCTTTCTTTATCTCTGTCACGCTTGTATTGGTTAATCCCCTCAAACACTAATGCTGCGGGGCTCACTGTTTGAGACTTCGACCCGAGTTAAAAACCTATTGAGTCACGGATTCTACTTTAAGGATTACCGCAGTGATAAAAAAACCTTGCGATCTGTATATTCATACAGTTATATTAGTCGCACGCTTTTTAATCCACACACTTAAAGAGCTTTTTCAGCAGCCTTCACAGTTTGATCCCCAGTCTTCGGTGAGGTGCTGCTGGAACTTCTTGCCAATTTATGCTTTCTTTGGGGCTTTGTTTCTTTCCAGTTCGAGGATTTCATGGACAAAATTTCCGTCCAGGGTGCCCGTACCCACAATCTTAAAGACATTACCATTGATATTCCACGCGACAAGCTTGTTGTTATCACTGGGCTTTCAGGCTCAGGTAAGTCTTCGTTGGCGTTCGACACCCTCTACGCCGAGGGTCAACGCCGTTATGTTGAATCACTATCAACCTACGCTCGGCAGTTTTTATCGATGATGGAAAAACCGGATGTCGACCATATTGAAGGTCTGTCACCGGCGATTTCTATTGAACAAAAAACCACCAGCCATAACCCTCGATCTACGGTAGGTACCACTACCGAAATTTATGATTACTTACGTTTGCTGTTTGCACGTATTGGTGAACCACGCTGCCCTGAACATGGTGAACCACTAGAAGCTCAAATGGTCAGCCAGATGGTTGATTCGGTGCTGGCGTTGCCAGAAGGCAGCAAGCTAATGATGCTTGCGCCGCTCATCCGCGACCGTAAAGGTGAGCACTTACATGTTTTCAACGAACTTAGGGCTCAAGGCTTTGTGCGTGTGCGTGTCGATGGCACGGTGATGGATTTAGACGAAGTTCCAGAACTCGATAAACGTAAAAAGCACACCATCGAAGCAGTCGTTGACCGCTTCAAAGTCCGTGATGACTTACAACTGCGATTGGCCGAGTCGTTCGAAACCTGCTTAACCTTAGCGGGCGGTATCGCTCAAATCAGTTGGATGGATGGTGACGGCGAAGACATTTTGTTTTCGAACAAGTTTGCCTGTCCGGTATGCGGCTATTCAATTGCCGAACTGGAACCGCGCATGTTCTCGTTCAACAACCCAGCCGGTGCCTGTGAAGAGTGCGACGGCTTAGGCCTTAAACAGTATTTTGATCGCAGTAAGGTTGTCCGCGACGACAGCCTGACCCTAGCCGAAGGCGCTATTTCTGGTTGGGATCGACGTGCTGTCTATTACTTTAGCCAGCTCACCTCACTAGGCGAGCACTTCAGCATTGACCTTGACCAGCCGTTTAAAAAACTACCGAAAAAATTCCGTGAGATGGTGCTTAACGGCAGCGGCGATGTTGAGATCGACTTTAACTACGTCAACAGCCGTGGCGCGGTCTATAGCCGAACACACGCCTTTGAAGGTGTGGTGCCTAACATGGAGCGACGCTATCGCGAAACCGATAGCAGCTCGGTGCGTGAGGAGTTGTCAAAGTATTTGGCGGAACAACATTGCCCGAGTTGTCACGGCAGTCGCCTTAAAGAAAGCGCACGTAATGTCTTTATTGATGGCGTGACCTTGCCGGAAGTGACGCACATGTCTATTGCCGACGCTGTCCGCTATTACAACAGCTTAAAGCTCGAAGGCAGCAAAGCACAAATCGCGGAAAAAATTCTGCGTGAAATCATTCAACGTCTCAGCTTCTTAGAAAATGTCGGCCTAGAATATTTAACCCTCGACCGTAGCGCCGATACGCTTTCTGGCGGTGAAACTCAACGTATTCGACTGGCTAGCCAGATTGGCGCTGGCCTTGTTGGAGTCATGTATATCTTAGATGAACCTTCAATTGGTCTTCACCAACGCGACAACGATCGTCTGTTGCAAACGCTGACTAACTTGCGTGATATGGGCAATACCGTTTTAGTGGTCGAGCATGACGAAGACGCCATTCGCACCGCCGACTGGGTGTTAGATATCGGCCCTGGCGCTGGCGTTCATGGTGGTAACGTGATTGCCGCAGGCACGCCAAAACAAATCATGGCAAGTAAGGATTCACTGACCGGTAAATACCTGAGCGGCAAGCTAAAAATTGACGTACCGAACGAACGCGCAGTAGCTGACCCGAAACGACAGCTAGTGATCAAAGGCGCAACGGGCAACAACTTACAGTCGGTCGACCTGTCCATTCCTGTCGGCCTATTTAACTGTATTACCGGAGTTTCCGGTTCAGGTAAATCAACACTGATAAACCGAACGCTTTATCCACTGGCCGCAACCGCGTTGAACAATGCGACCACGCTAACCGCAGCACCTTACCAAAGCATCGCAGGACTCGACTTTTACGACAAGGTCGTGGATATCGACCAAAGCCCAATCGGCCGAACACCTCGCTCGAACCCGGCAACCTACACCGGCATCTTTACGGCTGTGCGAGAACTGTTCGCCGGCACACAAGAAGCTCGTTCACGTGGCTATGCACCCGGACGTTTCAGTTTTAACGTTAAGGGCGGCCGCTGTGAGGCGTGCCAAGGCGATGGCTTAATTAAGGTTGAGATGCACTTTCTTGCCGATATCTATGTGCCGTGTGATGTTTGTACTGGTAAGCGCTACAACCGCGAAACGCTCGAAGTTCGCTACAAGGGCAAAAATATCCATGAAGTGTTAGACATGACCATCGAAGACGCGCTGAGCTTTTTCGAGGCCATTCCAGCACTGCAACGTAAATTGCAAACCCTCGTCGATGTCGGCCTTTCTTACGTCAAATTAGGCCAAAGTGCGACCACACTCTCTGGCGGTGAAGCGCAACGGGTTAAGCTTGCCCGTGAGCTATCTAAGCGCGATACCGGCAACACGCTGTATATTCTCGACGAACCGACTACCGGCTTGCACTTCCAAGACATCAAGATGCTGTTAGAAGTCCTGCATCGATTGCGCGATAACGGCAATACGGTTGTCGTCATCGAACATAATCTCGATGTAGTGAAGACAGCTGACTGGGTTATCGACCTTGGCCCTGAAGGTGGTGTCAAAGGCGGCCATATCGTCGCAACTGGCAGCCCAGAAGAAGTCGCAGATAACGCAGCGTCAATTACCGGTAAGTACCTAAAGCCGCTGCTGGAAAAAGGTTAAAGACAAACAGGCTTAACCGCTAATAAAAAAGGGTCGCTGTTGAGCGACCCTTTTTTTATGCATGCTTAAATTAACAGGCAAGAAATTAATACATCAAGGTGAACAACTTACGCTGGTATTGAATCGCCAGCGGGTCGCCTTTACCTAGCGAATTTAAGATATCCAACATGGTTTTACGAGCGGCGCCGTCTTGGTAATTTTTATCCTTCTGCACCACCTCATAGATGGTTTGTAGCGCTTCTTCGACTCGCTCTGCTTGGCTGTATTGCACCGCTAACTCAACCTTTAAGGCTAAGTTATCAGGCTGGCTTGCCAGCTTTTGCTGCAATTCAACAATCGCTGGGGTATCGGCTGCTTCTTGCATCAGCTCTAAGCGAGACACTAACTCAGCGTATTTAGGCTCCAGCTGTTGCTCCATAGTGGCTGCGGCCAAAATTTCACTGGCTTCTTTGCTGCGCTTTAGGTTGAGATAACATTCAGCGATCAACAAGCCAATGGCAAATTCTTCATTACTGACGGTATAAGCGCCGCGCAACAGCGCCAAGGCTTGATCATTTTGCCCTTGCTGCATCAATTCCATAGCCGCTTTTACATCGGCTTCCCAAGGCGCAGGTAAATGCTGGTTTAAGCGCTCGCGAATAGCACTTTCTGGTTCGGCTCCGGCAAAACCATCAATCGGCTGGCCATCTTTCATGATAGCGACCGTCGGCAAGCTGCGCACACCAAACTGTGCGGTAATGGCTTGCTGCTCATCGGCGTTGACCTTCGCCAATAAAATTTGTCCGTTATACTCTTCGGCCAGTTTTTCTAAAATGGGCATAAGCACCTTGCAATGCGAGCACCATTCGGCCCAAAAATCGACCACCACCAAACGACGCGTCGATTCTTCTAACAGAAC
Proteins encoded in this window:
- a CDS encoding NAD(P)/FAD-dependent oxidoreductase; translated protein: MKQDVIIIGGSFAGASAAMQLVRAQRKVTLVDAGQPRNRFAKHSHGFFGLDGYSPEAIKLKSWQQLLSYPTMTLLEDSVTEAIPQADCFKLTLSSGKVLIGKKLIIATGLTDILPDIEGIQARWGKTVAHCPYCHGYELRNRSLGVIATSEMSLHQASMIPDWGVTTYFSQGEFYADAEQKSFLQQRGVQFEDSPIIKILGEGVDISAVQLADGRTVDIQGLYVGPKTQMSSDIASRLGCKFIEAPMGAILQTDEFKQTSVAGVFAAGDIANPMQNATFASASGVMAGVGAHHQLIQELR
- the dapC gene encoding succinyldiaminopimelate transaminase, producing the protein MNPNLDKLHPYPFEKLHQLTANITPADLPPVFWGVGEPKHQPPAFFKESMINALPGYSNYPATKGITELREAIVDWAKRRFQLSEDTQFDADNNVLPVNGTREALFAIVQALFDSSSAANEIWSPNPFYQIYEGATLLAGGKVRYFSCTAASNYQPDFDSLSEADWQQCQMLFICTPGNPSGAVMPIEQLQFLIKKAIQYNIVLISDECYSELYRDEQKPPVGLLEAASKMGHHSLKNCLVFHSLSKRSNLPGLRSGFVAGDSELISAFLKYRTYHGCAMPLPVQQVSVAAWQDETHVIENRKLYNEKYQAVVSELSSVLPLSIPEASFYLWPNLEQDDEKVAQRWLEKANIRVLPGQYLSRSVDGFNPGYGHVRIALVATLDECVAAAKRLKQIL
- the glnD gene encoding [protein-PII] uridylyltransferase, coding for MDLSRYLNHSLIDTNALSEQLKSGKPIPVLKQALQGIDQALNDQYRDDASIRDLVFGRAAAMDAVLRCIWQLFDWQGSDQIALLAVGGYGRGELLPSSDIDLLFLFNEESDIDANVSSLQDFLTLLWDIKLEVGHSVRTIQACITEARNDVTITTNLMESRVLLGNTQLREQLNLSIGPDSIWPSPEFYQAKITEQFDRHKKYNDTEYNLEPNVKGGLGALRDIQNIGWVAKRHFGDDALVDLIERGFLTTEECQELQKGQDFLWRVRYALHMITGREEDRLTFELQEQVAELFGYETQEGKLLAVEQLMRDYFRQVFRLNTLNMMLLQHFDQTILNSAESDTIEPINNRFQVRNGYIEACSDQVFSRTPCALMEVFVLFAQQANVKGIHASTMRLIFAHRHLIDAAFRQDLSNITFFMELLRSREGVYHSLRYMNQLGVLGLYLPEFGRIIGQMQFDLFHVYTVDAHTLLTIRTLRSFRHENNTARFPIATAAIDQLSKPELIYIAALYHDIGKGRQGDHAIEGAIDVRRFAQRHRLSPWETQLVTWLVENHLLMSRVAQREDISDPDIINWFAQEVGDLQTLNYLYAHTVADIYATNPNLWNSWRASLIERLYKETKRALRRGLANPMQKEELVLETQLEAIKILEQQGMSKELALELWDNPKDDYFLRETPENIAWHTKSIYDHGSKKPLVLLRETDQKRFAGGTQVFIYAPDRPHLFGDIAATLDTLNLDIQDARIMTSSTSDFSLDTFIVLEHDGQSIGNNQERLDEIQQRLLFEIENPNDSPIPTRRVPRQLKHFQVPAEVTVSNDTEYQKTVVEIMAADRPGLLADIGRCFRRLDLTLYSARISTMGEHVEDVFFILNKDGEQLSDLDIVQQLKDELLETISEVMER
- a CDS encoding FG-GAP-like repeat-containing protein, coding for MNTIVEGDKLRLAVALIVVILLSACSQPDSSGGEGSGVAVNSYPRWQAEYDIAFSYNAVSTTAVGAYAVAAADLDGDGDIDLASVSRDEDLVKWYENDGQQNFTAIRLARADGAISIHVSDVDQDGDYDLVTASYVDDTVAWFENDGAEEPDFTRRIVVSNADSVRSVFVADVDGDQDKDLLSASFQDDSIRWYENNGQASFTTQTVVELQQDSTDDTDSSGSSAADGAYAVHAADIDGDGDIDLMSASQNDDIVAWYENDGDENFTKHIIEQGSSVLSVYAQDIDSDGDTDIVAALDDDDTVVWYRNMSDVEGSDDFFLKRTVTTDVDRPASVSATDFDRDGDVDLISASSRDNTIAWYSNNGANYFTKIDIYNEAEFVLMVGVADIDGDGDADLMSASYSDNTIAWYENRSVYSVEVNAGETIVGTFAADDADVDTLSYTIAGGANAADFEIDETTAELSFLLGGATVAGETYYLTIAASDSEYTIYLELVVEVI
- the dapD gene encoding 2,3,4,5-tetrahydropyridine-2,6-dicarboxylate N-succinyltransferase is translated as MTYFAIALGTSTLNKDNKIIEAWYPQPILKPDAALTSALTSLVKHDSGNAVYVIEKSQYQALAELFAAQSLNLNVSLLEAAKNSEQNIVLTILENDAAPTSVAEGYLKLHLLSHRLVKPQQVNLDGLFGVLHNIAWTSEGPIDMPELPERQIAARMAGRPLEVNCIDKFPKMADYVVPSGIRIGDTSRVRLGAHLGEGTTVMHAGFVNFNAGTEAVSMVEGRVSAGVLVGNGSDVGGGASIMGTLSGGGKEVVSLGENCLLGANAGTGIALGDRCTIEAGLYITAGTKVTMLDSDKQPTTTVKARELSGKSDLLFWRNAQTGRVECLTNKSAIELNADLHSHN
- a CDS encoding ArsC family reductase codes for the protein MIKIYGIKNCDTIKKTLKWFDAHNLDYQFIDYKKQPPDADLARQFVDEFGWETVINKRGTTWRKLDQDTKDSITDDSAVALMIEQPSIIKRPIIEQSGKRWLGYDETQLEQLI
- a CDS encoding GNAT family N-acetyltransferase, coding for MNDSTDLKLCNIDPCYAEDVYHAIVENRSYLAQWLPWVERTHSIEDTRLFLAHSKHKHSQKKQFITLIYLAQRFIGITGFTHLDSNKQHGELGYWLIESAQHQGHMTHATQQLVRIGFEHLNLEKQIIRVATKNLASTSLAQHLGFEYQGLEPLPIYINQKPFELAVYSLNKTQWQHAEK